In one Candidatus Nomurabacteria bacterium genomic region, the following are encoded:
- a CDS encoding thioredoxin domain-containing protein produces the protein MQETTNKGLIVGTIVAVVAIFGALTWALISLPSDGPGQVAGSLTFDNTNAPIKGNADAALEVQIYSDLQCPACKASEPGLKYAIDKYGDRVKFVWNDFPLMSIHPNARNAANAARCANDQGKFWEYTDQLFNNQSAWQGLSKLDEAFTAYAVAIGLNAESFSQCFADKTFDSIVMNDVAEGNRNAIRATPTFVVGGKVYNGLGAQDWDRILTAALAQ, from the coding sequence ATGCAAGAAACAACGAATAAAGGGCTTATCGTTGGTACGATCGTTGCGGTCGTAGCAATCTTTGGTGCATTAACTTGGGCACTCATCAGCCTCCCTTCTGATGGTCCTGGCCAGGTCGCAGGTTCACTCACATTTGATAATACAAATGCTCCGATAAAAGGTAATGCTGACGCAGCACTCGAAGTCCAAATCTACAGCGACTTACAGTGTCCAGCGTGTAAAGCATCAGAACCTGGCTTGAAGTATGCGATAGATAAGTACGGCGATCGCGTGAAATTTGTCTGGAATGACTTTCCGCTCATGAGCATTCACCCAAATGCACGTAATGCGGCCAATGCAGCGCGTTGCGCAAATGATCAAGGAAAGTTTTGGGAGTATACCGATCAACTCTTCAATAATCAGTCAGCTTGGCAAGGTCTTTCAAAGCTCGATGAAGCCTTTACGGCCTATGCTGTCGCAATTGGTTTAAATGCCGAGTCGTTTAGTCAATGCTTTGCTGATAAAACCTTTGACTCCATCGTTATGAATGATGTTGCCGAAGGTAATCGCAATGCTATTCGTGCAACACCAACCTTTGTTGTGGGCGGAAAGGTCTATAACGGTTTGGGAGCACAAGATTGGGATCGAATTCTTACAGCGGCACTCGCTCAATAG
- a CDS encoding DsbA family protein has protein sequence MSQSQGSFFDGGPKTMFLSGLFLGVAVSAVIGFILAFSLVAGGKLPTGGSVAGNVPTVPTVNDPTQAPVAAGPVKPVDEKVDHIKGSKNAKVTLIEYSDFECPFCSRHLPSLDSALADFPEDVRLVYRHYPLSAIHPEAQKAAEASECAAKLGGNDKFWAMHDMLFAKQQTLGTQTYLDSAKAIGVDEAKFKACLDSGEMAARVNADASEGANAGVEGTPATFVNGQLISGAVPYAQLKAAIQAAGASK, from the coding sequence ATGTCACAGTCACAAGGTTCCTTTTTTGATGGTGGTCCTAAGACCATGTTTCTCTCGGGTCTTTTTCTCGGAGTAGCGGTATCGGCGGTTATTGGTTTTATTCTTGCTTTTAGCCTCGTAGCTGGCGGCAAGCTTCCTACAGGTGGCTCGGTTGCAGGCAATGTTCCTACCGTTCCTACGGTCAATGATCCGACGCAAGCGCCTGTTGCAGCAGGTCCAGTGAAGCCAGTGGACGAAAAAGTCGATCACATCAAGGGTAGCAAGAACGCAAAAGTCACCTTGATCGAATATTCTGATTTTGAGTGTCCATTCTGCTCACGTCATCTTCCTTCGCTCGACTCAGCTCTTGCAGATTTTCCTGAAGATGTTCGTCTTGTGTATCGCCATTACCCACTTTCTGCGATTCACCCTGAAGCGCAAAAAGCTGCTGAAGCATCCGAATGTGCAGCAAAACTTGGCGGTAACGATAAGTTCTGGGCTATGCATGACATGCTCTTTGCTAAGCAACAAACGCTTGGCACGCAAACCTATCTTGATAGCGCAAAAGCTATTGGTGTAGACGAAGCAAAATTCAAGGCTTGTCTTGACTCAGGTGAAATGGCAGCTCGTGTAAACGCAGACGCCTCTGAAGGTGCAAACGCTGGTGTAGAAGGTACTCCTGCAACCTTCGTAAACGGTCAGCTCATTTCCGGTGCTGTTCCTTACGCGCAATTAAAGGCAGCGATCCAAGCTGCAGGCGCAAGCAAATAA
- a CDS encoding transcriptional repressor — MEIQRRQTKTKQAVQQVFDAAQGPLSLSELVAAVHEMGLKSDRSTVYRELMRLKADGLLSEMSLHGATHYERVAAGEHHHHAICENCESVIELDIEDIIASMEASLAKLGFATKKHIVDFIGHCSSCKTV; from the coding sequence ATGGAGATTCAACGTCGCCAAACCAAAACAAAACAAGCTGTCCAGCAGGTATTTGATGCTGCGCAGGGTCCTTTGAGTTTGAGCGAATTGGTGGCAGCTGTTCATGAGATGGGTCTCAAGAGCGACCGTTCAACGGTTTATCGCGAACTTATGCGTCTTAAGGCCGACGGTCTTTTAAGCGAGATGTCTTTGCATGGCGCAACTCATTATGAGCGTGTTGCAGCAGGGGAGCACCATCATCACGCGATTTGTGAGAATTGCGAATCTGTTATTGAGCTTGATATCGAAGATATCATTGCTAGCATGGAGGCATCACTTGCTAAGCTTGGCTTTGCAACGAAAAAGCATATCGTAGATTTTATTGGGCATTGCTCAAGTTGTAAAACTGTATGA